The Glycine soja cultivar W05 chromosome 6, ASM419377v2, whole genome shotgun sequence genome has a window encoding:
- the LOC114416965 gene encoding calcium-binding protein KRP1-like, whose protein sequence is MEPSKNSQQPQHFHDYLPMMANKLGGDGLIDELCNGFNLLKDSHREVITFESLKRNAALLGLQGLGDEDLRLMLRQGDFDGDGVLSQLEFCVLMFRLSPELMEGSKLWLEEVLQQDLEQ, encoded by the coding sequence ATGGAGCCATCCAAAAACTCGCAGCAGCCCCAACATTTCCACGACTACCTCCCCATGATGGCGAACAAGCTCGGCGGGGACGGCCTCATCGACGAGCTCTGCAACGGCTTCAACCTGCTCAAGGACTCCCACCGAGAGGTGATTACCTTTGAGAGCCTCAAGAGGAACGCTGCTCTTCTTGGCCTGCAAGGACTAGGCGACGAGGACCTTCGGTTGATGCTCCGGCAGGGCGATTTCGATGGCGACGGTGTGCTGAGCCAGCTGGAGTTCTGTGTTTTGATGTTTAGGTTGAGTCCTGAGCTCATGGAGGGGTCCAAGTTGTGGCTGGAGGAGGTGCTTCAGCAAGACCTTGAACAATGA